In one window of Campylobacter sp. DNA:
- a CDS encoding MqnA/MqnD/SBP family protein, which yields MLLGKIDYLNLLPFHVFLKSLPLPSYVKKSIEFKKGVPSKLCADLYYRRIDAAVISSIESRRAKYRKLPLGIVAKREVLSVLVRKNSAPRLDPASMSSNMLARVLDLSGEVLIGDNALKALLSQGGDKFYDLGEIWQQRTGLPFVFGRLCCVKNEKVYSRLATKFLCSRIKIPRYILQSYALSRGIKEREILNYLKFISYKIGVREELALKKFIAKAKKLKFNPVQKEEL from the coding sequence ATGTTATTAGGCAAAATCGATTATCTAAATTTGCTCCCTTTTCACGTATTTTTAAAATCCCTTCCGCTGCCGTCTTATGTTAAAAAATCTATAGAATTTAAAAAAGGGGTGCCGAGCAAACTCTGCGCCGATCTTTATTATAGGCGTATAGATGCCGCGGTGATCTCAAGCATCGAAAGCCGCCGCGCAAAATACCGTAAGCTGCCTCTTGGAATCGTCGCAAAGCGTGAGGTACTAAGCGTGCTCGTGCGCAAAAACTCGGCGCCCAGGCTCGATCCCGCGTCGATGAGCTCAAATATGCTAGCTCGCGTGCTGGATCTTAGCGGCGAGGTATTGATAGGCGATAATGCTCTAAAGGCGCTGCTTTCGCAGGGCGGGGATAAATTTTACGATCTGGGCGAAATTTGGCAGCAGCGCACGGGCTTACCCTTTGTTTTCGGGCGGCTGTGCTGCGTGAAAAACGAAAAAGTCTACTCACGCCTGGCGACGAAATTTTTATGTTCGCGCATTAAAATTCCAAGATATATCCTGCAAAGCTACGCCCTTTCGCGCGGCATAAAAGAGCGCGAAATTTTAAATTATCTGAAATTTATAAGCTATAAAATCGGCGTCCGCGAGGAGCTGGCGCTGAAAAAATTTATCGCCAAAGCCAAAAAATTAAAATTTAATCCGGTTCAAAAGGAGGAACTATGA
- the gltX gene encoding glutamate--tRNA ligase — MIVTRFAPSPTGYLHIGGLRTALFSYLYARANGGKFLLRIEDTDLKRNSQEAAKAIEEAFKWCNLDYDGQIVYQSSRFDLYKQYVQKLLDEGKAYKCYMSKDELDELRAQQEARKERPRYDNRYRDFTGTPPAGIEPVVRIKAPLSGTIEFSDGIKGEIKFNAADILDDFIIARSDGTPTYNFTVVIDDALMGVTDVIRGDDHLSNTPKQIVLYNALGFKIPKFYHVAMINGADGSKLSKRHGATDVMEYKRMGYLPQALLNFLVRLGWSHGDDEIFSMEKMKRYFDPNHISKSSSTFNQTKLEWLNAHYIKNSNDDELAAQLVEFGVDIRSHAKKHLIAQQYKQRAKTLVEMAEGIKILLNRPSCYDEKAYKKFVTESSLSLLAKFADTLSANLNAKECEEETMKFLDANGAKLKDLAQPLRVAITGGSVSPSIFEICEILGSDEVKTRISNLIKKGL; from the coding sequence ATGATAGTAACTCGTTTTGCGCCGAGTCCTACGGGATATTTACATATCGGCGGACTTAGAACGGCGCTTTTTAGTTATCTTTACGCTAGAGCAAACGGCGGCAAATTCCTGCTGCGCATCGAGGACACTGATCTGAAGCGCAATTCGCAGGAGGCTGCTAAGGCGATCGAGGAAGCCTTTAAGTGGTGCAATCTAGACTATGACGGGCAGATCGTGTATCAAAGCTCACGCTTTGATCTTTATAAACAATATGTACAAAAGCTGCTAGATGAGGGCAAGGCATACAAGTGCTATATGAGCAAGGATGAGCTGGATGAGCTGCGCGCGCAGCAGGAAGCTCGCAAAGAGCGCCCGCGCTACGATAACCGCTATCGCGATTTTACCGGTACGCCACCTGCAGGGATCGAGCCCGTAGTGCGTATAAAAGCCCCGCTTAGCGGTACGATAGAATTTAGTGACGGCATCAAGGGCGAGATAAAATTTAACGCCGCCGATATTTTGGACGATTTCATCATCGCGCGCTCCGACGGTACGCCTACGTATAACTTTACGGTCGTGATCGACGACGCGCTGATGGGCGTCACGGACGTGATCCGCGGCGACGATCATCTAAGCAACACCCCAAAGCAGATCGTGCTGTATAATGCGCTAGGCTTTAAAATCCCGAAATTTTACCACGTCGCGATGATCAACGGCGCCGACGGCAGCAAGCTAAGTAAACGCCACGGCGCTACCGACGTGATGGAGTATAAGCGCATGGGCTATCTGCCGCAGGCTCTGCTAAATTTTTTAGTGCGCCTGGGCTGGAGCCACGGGGATGATGAAATTTTTAGCATGGAGAAGATGAAGCGCTACTTTGATCCCAACCATATCAGCAAGAGCTCCAGTACTTTCAACCAAACCAAGCTTGAGTGGCTAAACGCGCATTATATTAAAAACTCAAACGACGATGAGCTTGCCGCGCAGCTTGTAGAATTCGGCGTCGATATCCGTTCGCATGCAAAAAAACATCTCATCGCGCAGCAGTACAAACAGCGCGCAAAGACGCTAGTGGAGATGGCTGAGGGCATTAAAATTCTTCTAAATCGCCCGAGCTGCTACGACGAGAAGGCGTATAAGAAATTTGTAACCGAAAGTTCGCTAAGCTTACTCGCAAAATTTGCGGATACTCTAAGCGCAAATTTAAACGCAAAGGAGTGCGAGGAGGAGACGATGAAATTTTTGGACGCAAACGGCGCCAAGCTAAAAGACCTGGCTCAGCCGCTACGCGTTGCGATCACGGGGGGAAGCGTTAGTCCGTCGATTTTTGAAATTTGTGAAATTTTAGGAAGCGACGAAGTTAAAACGAGAATTTCAAATTTAATCAAAAAAGGATTATAA
- a CDS encoding disulfide bond formation protein B has translation MNEIKKAKFFYALMCLAGFLIILLPVGIANLFFGYVLKDSPCTLCWGQREGMIFIGVTALFIVRYGLKARYLAMLLLMAGFGLWQSFAHYGIHAHRDLDQGFGLAVFGIHTYFWAEIVFWAVVVMLGAIFFFAPKFSALEEEMEGETIRRFGKLTSAAFIVCTLIIASNLFQAFVSTGLPPYYGQGDPVRFTLDPKYIIWDDSGYKNHWKNISFRGKREVEAPDYAFAPASEKLGVKFDNDPSNAPLAVDENLSIASKNDISFAKPINSLDFINGEFVASSKWEVFFMDENFKVTSDFEIDPYFSATIDPIIGVVPFMGDKYMLMGSNKTLLRFAKNGGADEALQYADFVRGNDKFEGQGKGLGRSRIDTVRAKFHHVASIATDGTYCYLATVPNNKDAKNFVISKILLSDRTLSGEFSPKAALKQDKSLGDLYVTSMSYHDGLLYALSKNHNVIAIIDPKSEQIVKTLSYPSEISNARSIFFKDGAMYILSYQDGKNTLYRLN, from the coding sequence ATGAACGAAATCAAAAAGGCAAAATTTTTCTACGCATTGATGTGCTTGGCGGGATTTTTGATCATCCTTTTGCCGGTCGGGATAGCCAATCTCTTTTTCGGCTACGTGCTCAAGGACAGCCCGTGCACGCTGTGCTGGGGGCAGCGCGAGGGCATGATCTTTATCGGCGTCACGGCTCTTTTTATCGTCAGATACGGGCTAAAGGCCAGATACCTAGCCATGCTGCTTTTGATGGCGGGATTTGGACTATGGCAGTCCTTTGCGCACTACGGCATACACGCGCACAGGGATTTAGATCAGGGCTTTGGTTTGGCGGTTTTCGGTATCCATACTTATTTTTGGGCGGAGATAGTGTTCTGGGCGGTCGTAGTGATGCTCGGGGCGATATTCTTTTTCGCGCCTAAGTTTAGCGCGCTTGAAGAGGAGATGGAGGGCGAGACGATCAGAAGGTTCGGCAAGCTTACCTCCGCGGCTTTCATCGTCTGCACGCTCATAATCGCTTCGAACCTCTTTCAAGCTTTCGTCAGCACGGGCCTTCCGCCGTATTACGGGCAGGGCGATCCGGTGCGCTTCACGCTTGATCCAAAATATATCATCTGGGACGATAGCGGCTATAAAAATCACTGGAAAAACATCTCATTTCGCGGCAAAAGAGAGGTCGAGGCGCCGGATTATGCCTTTGCGCCCGCTAGCGAGAAGCTGGGCGTGAAATTTGACAATGATCCGAGCAACGCTCCTTTGGCGGTGGATGAAAATCTAAGTATCGCCTCAAAGAACGATATAAGCTTTGCCAAGCCTATCAACTCGCTTGATTTCATAAACGGCGAATTCGTCGCGAGCTCGAAGTGGGAAGTGTTTTTTATGGACGAAAATTTTAAAGTTACGAGCGATTTTGAGATCGATCCGTATTTTTCGGCGACGATCGATCCGATCATCGGCGTGGTCCCGTTTATGGGCGATAAATACATGCTCATGGGCTCTAACAAGACTCTTTTGAGATTTGCGAAAAACGGCGGCGCGGACGAAGCGCTTCAATACGCCGATTTCGTGCGCGGTAACGATAAATTTGAAGGGCAGGGTAAAGGGCTCGGACGCAGCAGGATCGATACGGTCAGGGCGAAATTTCACCACGTCGCAAGCATCGCTACCGACGGGACGTACTGCTACCTAGCCACCGTGCCGAACAACAAGGATGCGAAAAACTTCGTCATCTCTAAAATTTTGCTGAGCGATCGCACGCTTTCGGGCGAATTTAGCCCAAAAGCCGCGCTTAAGCAGGACAAGAGCCTGGGCGATCTCTACGTCACGTCGATGAGCTATCACGACGGCTTGCTCTACGCGCTTAGCAAAAACCACAACGTCATCGCGATCATCGATCCAAAGAGCGAGCAGATCGTCAAAACTCTCTCCTATCCGAGCGAGATAAGCAACGCCAGAAGCATCTTTTTCAAAGACGGCGCGATGTATATTTTATCCTATCAGGACGGCAAAAATACGCTTTATCGGCTAAACTAA
- a CDS encoding dihydroneopterin aldolase yields the protein MEFLQLLLVLIAMIIIIAKPQKEKLAFGLVVVSWLFMAYLYIGHKSGALLTTINL from the coding sequence ATGGAATTTTTGCAGCTTTTGTTGGTCCTGATAGCTATGATTATTATCATAGCAAAACCGCAAAAAGAAAAGCTCGCTTTCGGTTTAGTCGTAGTCTCGTGGCTATTTATGGCGTATTTATACATAGGGCACAAATCAGGCGCCCTGCTAACGACGATAAATCTATAA
- a CDS encoding malic enzyme-like NAD(P)-binding protein — MAKVNVEAALKYHIGGKIGTNVKTPCATAEDLALAYTPGVAEPCKVIEGDHEAAFKYTNKANLVAVITNGTAVLGLGDIGAIAGKPVMEGKAVLFKKFGGVDAFDIEIDEKDPKKIIEICKALAPTFGGINLEDIKAPECFEIERELQKAVDIPVMHDDQHGTAMITGAGLINAALISGKKIEDMKIVVSGSGAAGIACAKMYRNLGAKHIIMLDSKGVIHKGRTDLTEQKKEFALDTADRTLEDAMKGADMFLGLSKPGVLTKEMVKTMAPHPIIFALANPVPEIYPSEVEEVRNDAIVGTGRSDFANQINNVLGFPYIFRGALDVRAKKITENMKIAAARAMADLAREEVPEEIRKMLGKDNLKFGKDYVIPNPFDPRVFAVISTAVAKAAVDDGVARVKDFDAAAYKKSLEAKKL, encoded by the coding sequence ATGGCTAAAGTAAACGTTGAAGCGGCTTTGAAGTACCACATAGGCGGTAAAATCGGAACGAATGTAAAAACCCCGTGCGCTACTGCGGAGGATTTGGCGCTTGCATACACGCCGGGCGTCGCGGAGCCTTGCAAGGTGATCGAAGGTGATCACGAGGCTGCGTTTAAATACACGAATAAGGCCAATCTCGTAGCTGTTATCACTAATGGCACGGCGGTTTTGGGTCTCGGAGATATCGGCGCGATCGCCGGAAAGCCCGTAATGGAAGGCAAGGCGGTTTTGTTTAAAAAATTCGGCGGCGTTGATGCCTTCGATATCGAGATCGACGAAAAAGATCCTAAAAAGATAATTGAAATTTGCAAAGCGCTTGCGCCTACGTTCGGCGGTATAAATTTAGAGGATATCAAAGCTCCCGAATGCTTCGAGATAGAGCGCGAGCTGCAAAAAGCCGTCGATATTCCCGTCATGCACGACGATCAGCACGGCACCGCGATGATTACGGGCGCAGGGCTAATCAACGCAGCCCTTATCAGCGGCAAAAAAATCGAGGATATGAAGATCGTAGTCAGCGGCTCGGGCGCTGCAGGCATAGCGTGCGCAAAGATGTATCGTAATTTAGGCGCCAAACATATCATAATGCTCGATTCCAAAGGGGTGATCCATAAGGGCCGCACCGATCTTACCGAGCAGAAGAAAGAATTTGCCCTAGACACTGCAGATCGTACGCTAGAGGACGCGATGAAGGGCGCGGATATGTTTTTGGGTCTTAGCAAGCCGGGCGTTTTAACTAAAGAGATGGTAAAGACTATGGCGCCGCATCCAATCATTTTTGCGCTTGCAAATCCGGTACCCGAAATTTATCCAAGCGAGGTCGAGGAAGTACGAAACGACGCGATCGTAGGCACAGGTAGAAGCGACTTTGCAAATCAGATCAATAACGTTTTGGGCTTTCCGTATATCTTCCGTGGCGCGCTTGACGTAAGAGCCAAAAAGATTACCGAAAATATGAAAATTGCTGCCGCTCGCGCGATGGCAGATCTTGCTCGCGAAGAGGTTCCTGAAGAAATCCGCAAGATGCTGGGCAAGGATAACTTAAAATTCGGCAAAGACTACGTGATCCCAAATCCTTTCGATCCGCGCGTATTTGCCGTGATCTCGACGGCGGTCGCAAAAGCTGCGGTAGATGACGGCGTCGCTCGCGTCAAAGACTTCGACGCTGCGGCTTATAAAAAAAGCTTAGAAGCCAAAAAGCTATGA
- a CDS encoding peptidylprolyl isomerase yields the protein MIKKLLFSAMICAVCANAEVVNGVIAVVDNEPITGYELAKVQKLTGASPQAAMEILIGQKLQQSEIKRRGIAVNDAEIDARLKAIADQNKLSLDQLKTAVQKQGINYDDFKANVRRTLLEEKLYGSIFADIQHRTTPENVKKFYSQNSSLFTTFDSITLTRYIAKSQAPLDKIRANPKLRPSDVYVMKGTLKANQMDEGLKYIVTNVEQGKFSPIIPTRNGYEMFYVNDKKGLRTLDFDSVQDRAIEGYVTSERKKAITEFNDRLRSNANIRIIERPQAKAQGAKTAPKVKVQKRQ from the coding sequence ATGATAAAGAAACTGCTTTTTTCCGCAATGATCTGTGCTGTTTGTGCAAATGCTGAAGTAGTAAACGGCGTCATCGCCGTGGTAGATAATGAGCCCATCACCGGCTACGAACTAGCCAAAGTTCAGAAGCTAACGGGTGCTTCGCCGCAAGCCGCGATGGAAATTTTAATCGGGCAAAAGCTGCAACAATCCGAGATTAAACGCCGCGGCATTGCGGTAAATGACGCGGAGATCGACGCGAGACTCAAAGCGATCGCCGATCAAAATAAGCTTAGCTTAGACCAGCTCAAAACCGCTGTGCAAAAGCAAGGTATAAACTACGATGACTTTAAAGCAAATGTCCGCCGCACACTGCTTGAAGAAAAGCTCTATGGCTCGATATTCGCAGACATACAGCACCGCACGACCCCCGAAAATGTTAAAAAATTTTACAGCCAAAATAGTTCATTATTTACGACTTTCGACAGCATCACGCTCACCCGCTATATCGCAAAATCGCAAGCTCCGCTCGATAAGATCCGCGCAAATCCGAAGCTCCGCCCAAGCGACGTGTATGTGATGAAGGGAACCCTCAAGGCCAATCAAATGGATGAGGGGCTCAAATATATCGTCACGAACGTCGAGCAGGGCAAATTTTCGCCGATAATCCCTACGCGCAACGGCTACGAAATGTTTTACGTAAACGACAAAAAGGGGCTTCGTACGCTTGATTTTGACAGTGTGCAAGATAGGGCGATCGAAGGCTACGTGACCTCCGAGCGCAAAAAGGCGATCACTGAGTTCAACGACAGGCTCCGCTCAAACGCTAATATCCGCATTATCGAGCGCCCGCAGGCAAAAGCGCAAGGCGCAAAAACCGCTCCAAAAGTCAAAGTGCAAAAAAGGCAGTAA
- a CDS encoding nicotinate phosphoribosyltransferase — MKDLALLTDFYQLSMMQGYFFTKPDQTAVFDVFYRKNPSGGGYAIFCGLNEVVDYIENLKFSEDDIAYLKSLNFFKPKFLEFLRGFKFSGEIYAMDEGQIVFPHEPLIRVKANIMEAQLIETAILNTINFQTLIATKSSRINFSAKNDSVMEFGLRRAQGRSAGIYGAKAAIIGGCSATSNVLAAKKFDVPAIGTHSHSWIQSFDSELEAFRAYAKIYPNSTLLLVDTYDTLASGVPNAIKVFEELRASGHKPLGIRIDSGDLEYLTKQARKMLDAAGFDDAKITASNDLDEYAIDQLKLFEAKIDSWGIGTRLITGGDSSSLGGVYKLSGIEKDGEIIAKIKISNDPRKINNPGYKQVFRLYDKDNGMALADLITLDGENIDESAPLEIFHPLYTYKRKILTNFSAHKLLRPVFKEGKFVGVRRTVSEIARFSKEQKSKFWLEHLRNVHPQSYKVDLSQKLWDIRKSLINECNLNLKEKYV, encoded by the coding sequence ATGAAAGATTTGGCTTTACTTACCGATTTTTATCAGCTTAGTATGATGCAGGGCTATTTTTTTACAAAGCCCGATCAGACGGCGGTTTTTGACGTTTTTTATCGCAAAAACCCAAGCGGCGGCGGTTACGCGATATTTTGCGGCTTAAACGAGGTCGTGGATTATATCGAAAACTTAAAATTTAGCGAGGACGACATCGCGTATCTAAAAAGTTTAAATTTCTTTAAGCCGAAATTTTTGGAATTTCTAAGAGGCTTTAAATTTAGCGGCGAAATTTACGCTATGGACGAGGGGCAGATCGTATTTCCGCACGAGCCGCTTATCCGCGTCAAAGCAAATATCATGGAAGCACAGCTCATCGAGACCGCGATCCTAAATACTATAAATTTCCAAACTCTCATCGCTACGAAAAGCTCGCGTATAAACTTTAGCGCCAAAAATGATTCGGTGATGGAGTTTGGCTTGCGCCGTGCTCAGGGGCGAAGTGCGGGCATCTACGGCGCAAAGGCTGCGATTATAGGCGGTTGCAGCGCCACGTCAAACGTGCTCGCCGCAAAAAAATTTGACGTCCCTGCGATCGGCACCCACTCGCACTCTTGGATTCAGAGCTTTGATAGCGAGCTGGAGGCATTCCGCGCCTACGCTAAAATTTATCCTAACAGCACGCTTTTGCTCGTCGATACCTACGATACTCTCGCAAGCGGCGTGCCGAATGCGATCAAGGTTTTTGAGGAGCTGCGCGCAAGCGGTCATAAGCCGCTTGGGATTCGCATAGATTCGGGCGATCTGGAGTATCTAACCAAACAGGCGCGTAAGATGCTCGATGCGGCGGGCTTTGATGACGCAAAGATCACTGCGTCGAATGATCTAGACGAATACGCGATCGATCAACTCAAACTTTTTGAGGCTAAAATCGATAGCTGGGGGATCGGCACGAGGCTTATTACGGGCGGAGACAGTTCGAGCCTCGGCGGTGTGTATAAGCTAAGCGGTATCGAAAAAGATGGCGAGATCATAGCTAAGATCAAAATTTCAAACGATCCGCGCAAGATCAACAACCCGGGCTACAAGCAGGTCTTTAGACTCTACGACAAAGATAACGGCATGGCGCTTGCCGATCTGATCACGCTTGATGGAGAGAACATAGACGAGAGCGCGCCGCTTGAAATTTTCCATCCGCTTTATACCTACAAGCGTAAAATTTTAACGAATTTCAGCGCGCATAAGCTCTTACGTCCCGTTTTTAAGGAGGGCAAATTCGTAGGCGTGCGCCGCACGGTAAGCGAGATCGCGCGTTTTAGCAAAGAGCAGAAGAGTAAATTTTGGCTCGAGCACCTTCGCAACGTCCATCCGCAAAGCTATAAAGTGGATCTCTCTCAAAAGCTTTGGGATATCCGAAAATCACTCATCAACGAGTGTAACCTAAATTTAAAGGAGAAATATGTTTAA